CCCATGGCGAGCGCGGCAGTGCGGATCGAGCCGCCGAAATCGAAGGCGAAGACCTGCGTATGCTCGTAGCGGCGGAACTGGAGCGCCATCAGCGCCAGCAGCACCGACTTGCCGGCGCCGGTCGGGCCGACGACCAGCGTATGGCCGACGTCGCCGACATGGAGAGACAACCGGAACGGGGTCGAGCCTTCCGTTCTGCCGAAGAGCAGCGGGGGCGCCTGGAAGTGCTCGTCCCGTTCCGGCCCCGCCCACACGGCGCTCAGGGGGATCATGTGGGCGAGATTCAATGTGCTGACGGGCGGCTGGCGCACATTGGCGTAGAGATGGCCGGGCAGCGTACCGAGCCAGGCATCGACTGCGTTGATCGTCTCGATCATGCCGGTGAAGTCACGGCCCTGGATGACCTTCTCGACCAGCCGCAGCTTCTCGTCGGCGATCCGCGCATCCGCGTCCCACACGGTGATCGTGGCGGTCGCGTAGGCTTCGCCGGCATAGTCGGCGCCGAGTTCCTGAAGGGCGAGGTCCGCGTCGGCCGCCTTGTTGGCCGCGTCGGTGTCGACCAGCACGGAGGCCTCGTTGGTTAGCACCTCCTTGACGATCGCAGCGATCGACTTGCGCTTGGCGAACCACTGGCGGCGGATTTTCGTGACCAGCCGCGTTGCGTCGGTCTTATCGAGCAGGATGGCGCGTGTGTTCCACCTGTACGGGAAGGGCAAGCGATTGAGCTCGTCGAGAATGCCGGGCGTGGTCTCGGCCGGGAAACCGACAATGGTGAGGATGCGCAGATGGGTGTCGCCCAGACGCGGCTCCAGCCCGCCGGCGAGCGGCTGGTCCGCCAGCAGCGCGTCCAGATACATCGGCGTCTCGGGGACGCGGACGCGGTGGCGCTTGGTCGAGATCGTCGAGTGCAGGTAGGTCAGCGTTTCGGCGTTATCGAGCCAGCGGCATTCGGGCATGAAGCCGTCGAGCAGTGCCAGCATGCGATCGGTGCGATCGACAAAGCCGCGCAGGATCTCCCAGGGGTTGACCCCGGTCTGCTCGCGGCCCTCGTAGAGCCAGGTCTCGGCGCGTGCCGAGTCCTCGGCCGGCGGCAAATAGACGATGGTGAGGAAATAGCTCGACTCGAAATGGCTACCGGCCTCCTCAAAATCGGCCTTGCGCTCCGCATCGACCAGCGCCGAGGCGGCATCGGGGAACGTGCTTCTCGGATAGGTCGCGGCCTCGTGGCGCTGCGCCTCGACGAAGATGCTCCAGCCGGAGCCGAGACGGCGGAAGGCGTTGTT
The Mesorhizobium australicum genome window above contains:
- the trbE gene encoding conjugal transfer protein TrbE, whose protein sequence is MMNLAEYRRSGARLADYLPWAALVGEGVVLNKDGSFQRSAKFRGPDLDSSVPAELVGVAGRLNNAFRRLGSGWSIFVEAQRHEAATYPRSTFPDAASALVDAERKADFEEAGSHFESSYFLTIVYLPPAEDSARAETWLYEGREQTGVNPWEILRGFVDRTDRMLALLDGFMPECRWLDNAETLTYLHSTISTKRHRVRVPETPMYLDALLADQPLAGGLEPRLGDTHLRILTIVGFPAETTPGILDELNRLPFPYRWNTRAILLDKTDATRLVTKIRRQWFAKRKSIAAIVKEVLTNEASVLVDTDAANKAADADLALQELGADYAGEAYATATITVWDADARIADEKLRLVEKVIQGRDFTGMIETINAVDAWLGTLPGHLYANVRQPPVSTLNLAHMIPLSAVWAGPERDEHFQAPPLLFGRTEGSTPFRLSLHVGDVGHTLVVGPTGAGKSVLLALMALQFRRYEHTQVFAFDFGGSIRTAALAMGGDWHDLGGELTEGTETSVSLQPLAGITYTPERAWAADWIVAILTREGVSVTPEVKEHIWTALTSLASAPVEERTITGLTVLLQSNDLKRALQPYCVGGPYGRLLDAEAESVGRAPVLAFETEGLLGTGAAPAALAYLFHRIAGRLDGRPTLVIIDEGWLALSDPGFSKQLAEWLVTLRKKNASVIFATQSLAQLEKSTIAAEIIDSCHTRILLPNDRAIEPQITAIYRRFGLNDRQIEIIARAMPKRDYYAQSRRGNRLFELGLGEVALALCAASAKSDHARIQAVLAEHGRDGFLAAWLRAHDLDWAADLIPDLTNLDALTPALKQLTEELSP